One region of Manis pentadactyla isolate mManPen7 chromosome 9, mManPen7.hap1, whole genome shotgun sequence genomic DNA includes:
- the PYCR2 gene encoding pyrroline-5-carboxylate reductase 2 isoform X3 has protein sequence MDLPTVSSLRKMGVNLTRSNKETVKHSDVLFLAVKPHIIPFILDEIGADVQARHIVVSCAAGVTISSVKKKLMAFQLAPKVIRCMTNTPVVVREGATVYVTGTHALVEDGQLLEQLMSSVGFCTEVEEDLIDAVTGLSGSRPACAFMALDVLADGGVKMGLPRRLAVRLGAQALLGAAKMLLDSEQHPGQLKDNVCSPGGATIHALHFLESGGFRSLLINAVEASCVRTRELQSMTDQEKISPAALKKTLLDRVKLESPTVSTLPHSSSGRLLTRNHAPGDKD, from the exons ATGGACCTGCCCACGGTGTCCTCGCTCCGG AAGATGGGTGTGAACCTGACCCGGAGCAACAAGGAGACAGTGAAGCACAGTGACGTCCTCTTCTTGGCTGTGAAGCCGCACATCATCCCCTTCATCCTGGATGAGATCGGGGCCGATGTCCAGGCCAGGCACATCGTGGTCTCCTGTGCAGCCGGTGTCACCATCAGCTCTGTGAAGAAG AAGCTGATGGCATTCCAGCTGGCCCCCAAGGTGATTCGCTGCATGACCAACACACCTGTGGTGGTACGAGAGGGTGCCACGGTGTATGTCACAGGCACACATGCCCTGGTGGAAGATGGGCAGCTTCTGGAGCAGCTCATGAGCAGTGTGGGCTTCTGCACAGAGGTGGAAGAGGACCTAATTGATGCTGTGACGGGGCTCAGCGGTAGCAGGCCTGCCTGT GCATTCATGGCCCTCGATGTGTTGGCTGATGGTGGGGTGAAGATGGGCCTGCCACGGCGTTTGGCAGTCCGACTGGGGGCCCAGGCTTTGTTG GGGGCTGCCAAGATGTTGCTAGACTCAGAGCAGCACCCAGGCCAGCTCAAGGACAATGTCTGCTCCCCGGGGGGTGCCACCATCCATGCCTTGCACTTCCTGGAGAGTGGGGGCTTCCGCTCCTTGCTCATCAATGCAGTTGAGGCCTCTTGCGTCCGAACACG AGAGTTACAGTCCATGACTGACCAAGAAAAGATCTCCCCAGCTGCGCTCAAGAAGACCCTCCTTGACAGAGTGAAGCTGGAGTCCCCCACGGTGTCCACACTGCCCCATTCCAGCTCAGGGAGGCTCCTCACAAGAAATCACGCCCCAGGAGACAAGGACTGA
- the PYCR2 gene encoding pyrroline-5-carboxylate reductase 2 isoform X2 codes for MSVGFIGAGQLASALAWGFTAAGILSDHKIIASSSEMDLPTVSSLRKMGVNLTRSNKETVKHSDVLFLAVKPHIIPFILDEIGADVQARHIVVSCAAGVTISSVKKKLMAFQLAPKVIRCMTNTPVVVREGATVYVTGTHALVEDGQLLEQLMSSVGFCTEVEEDLIDAVTGLSGSRPACGAAKMLLDSEQHPGQLKDNVCSPGGATIHALHFLESGGFRSLLINAVEASCVRTRELQSMTDQEKISPAALKKTLLDRVKLESPTVSTLPHSSSGRLLTRNHAPGDKD; via the exons ATGAGCGTGGGCTTCATTGGCGCCGGCCAGCTGGCCTCCGCTCTGGCGTGGGGCTTCACGGCCGCAG GCATCCTGTCCGATCACAAGATTATAGCCAGCTCCTCGGAAATGGACCTGCCCACGGTGTCCTCGCTCCGG AAGATGGGTGTGAACCTGACCCGGAGCAACAAGGAGACAGTGAAGCACAGTGACGTCCTCTTCTTGGCTGTGAAGCCGCACATCATCCCCTTCATCCTGGATGAGATCGGGGCCGATGTCCAGGCCAGGCACATCGTGGTCTCCTGTGCAGCCGGTGTCACCATCAGCTCTGTGAAGAAG AAGCTGATGGCATTCCAGCTGGCCCCCAAGGTGATTCGCTGCATGACCAACACACCTGTGGTGGTACGAGAGGGTGCCACGGTGTATGTCACAGGCACACATGCCCTGGTGGAAGATGGGCAGCTTCTGGAGCAGCTCATGAGCAGTGTGGGCTTCTGCACAGAGGTGGAAGAGGACCTAATTGATGCTGTGACGGGGCTCAGCGGTAGCAGGCCTGCCTGT GGGGCTGCCAAGATGTTGCTAGACTCAGAGCAGCACCCAGGCCAGCTCAAGGACAATGTCTGCTCCCCGGGGGGTGCCACCATCCATGCCTTGCACTTCCTGGAGAGTGGGGGCTTCCGCTCCTTGCTCATCAATGCAGTTGAGGCCTCTTGCGTCCGAACACG AGAGTTACAGTCCATGACTGACCAAGAAAAGATCTCCCCAGCTGCGCTCAAGAAGACCCTCCTTGACAGAGTGAAGCTGGAGTCCCCCACGGTGTCCACACTGCCCCATTCCAGCTCAGGGAGGCTCCTCACAAGAAATCACGCCCCAGGAGACAAGGACTGA
- the PYCR2 gene encoding pyrroline-5-carboxylate reductase 2 isoform X1, with amino-acid sequence MSVGFIGAGQLASALAWGFTAAGILSDHKIIASSSEMDLPTVSSLRKMGVNLTRSNKETVKHSDVLFLAVKPHIIPFILDEIGADVQARHIVVSCAAGVTISSVKKKLMAFQLAPKVIRCMTNTPVVVREGATVYVTGTHALVEDGQLLEQLMSSVGFCTEVEEDLIDAVTGLSGSRPACAFMALDVLADGGVKMGLPRRLAVRLGAQALLGAAKMLLDSEQHPGQLKDNVCSPGGATIHALHFLESGGFRSLLINAVEASCVRTRELQSMTDQEKISPAALKKTLLDRVKLESPTVSTLPHSSSGRLLTRNHAPGDKD; translated from the exons ATGAGCGTGGGCTTCATTGGCGCCGGCCAGCTGGCCTCCGCTCTGGCGTGGGGCTTCACGGCCGCAG GCATCCTGTCCGATCACAAGATTATAGCCAGCTCCTCGGAAATGGACCTGCCCACGGTGTCCTCGCTCCGG AAGATGGGTGTGAACCTGACCCGGAGCAACAAGGAGACAGTGAAGCACAGTGACGTCCTCTTCTTGGCTGTGAAGCCGCACATCATCCCCTTCATCCTGGATGAGATCGGGGCCGATGTCCAGGCCAGGCACATCGTGGTCTCCTGTGCAGCCGGTGTCACCATCAGCTCTGTGAAGAAG AAGCTGATGGCATTCCAGCTGGCCCCCAAGGTGATTCGCTGCATGACCAACACACCTGTGGTGGTACGAGAGGGTGCCACGGTGTATGTCACAGGCACACATGCCCTGGTGGAAGATGGGCAGCTTCTGGAGCAGCTCATGAGCAGTGTGGGCTTCTGCACAGAGGTGGAAGAGGACCTAATTGATGCTGTGACGGGGCTCAGCGGTAGCAGGCCTGCCTGT GCATTCATGGCCCTCGATGTGTTGGCTGATGGTGGGGTGAAGATGGGCCTGCCACGGCGTTTGGCAGTCCGACTGGGGGCCCAGGCTTTGTTG GGGGCTGCCAAGATGTTGCTAGACTCAGAGCAGCACCCAGGCCAGCTCAAGGACAATGTCTGCTCCCCGGGGGGTGCCACCATCCATGCCTTGCACTTCCTGGAGAGTGGGGGCTTCCGCTCCTTGCTCATCAATGCAGTTGAGGCCTCTTGCGTCCGAACACG AGAGTTACAGTCCATGACTGACCAAGAAAAGATCTCCCCAGCTGCGCTCAAGAAGACCCTCCTTGACAGAGTGAAGCTGGAGTCCCCCACGGTGTCCACACTGCCCCATTCCAGCTCAGGGAGGCTCCTCACAAGAAATCACGCCCCAGGAGACAAGGACTGA